The following coding sequences are from one Peptococcaceae bacterium window:
- a CDS encoding M48 family metallopeptidase: MVQFKWDYQINAMTMGVEKPLVVLFSGCVDLMNRNELLFIIGHELGHIKSRHVLYHQMAKVIPILGEIIGKATLGVGELFSAGLQLALLHWARMSEFTADRAGLLTCQSIDDAVSAFIKMAGVPLKYYNSLVVEEFIQQSREFEGYDYDTLDRIAKFLVIASQNHPWTVMRSAELLKWMDTSEYLDIISGKPTPGSQAGQQPPLFCVNCGQRINADAQFCAGCGIKIKK, from the coding sequence ATGGTTCAATTCAAATGGGACTACCAGATCAACGCCATGACCATGGGTGTTGAAAAGCCTCTCGTTGTTCTCTTCTCCGGCTGCGTTGACCTGATGAACCGCAACGAGCTTCTTTTTATTATCGGGCATGAGCTGGGACATATAAAAAGCAGGCACGTACTTTATCACCAGATGGCCAAGGTCATCCCCATCCTGGGCGAGATAATAGGCAAAGCCACCCTGGGCGTCGGAGAGCTGTTTTCGGCCGGATTGCAACTGGCGCTGCTGCATTGGGCCAGGATGTCGGAATTTACAGCCGATCGGGCGGGACTACTTACCTGTCAAAGTATCGATGATGCTGTCAGCGCTTTCATAAAGATGGCCGGAGTACCGCTCAAGTATTATAACTCCCTTGTCGTTGAAGAATTCATCCAGCAGTCCCGGGAATTTGAAGGCTATGACTATGATACGCTTGACCGCATCGCCAAATTCCTGGTCATTGCCAGCCAAAACCATCCCTGGACGGTGATGCGTTCCGCCGAGCTTTTGAAATGGATGGACACCAGCGAGTACCTCGATATTATAAGCGGCAAGCCTACCCCCGGCAGTCAAGCCGGTCAACAACCACCCCTGTTCTGCGTCAACTGCGGCCAAAGAATAAATGCCGATGCCCAGTTTTGTGCCGGGTGCGGCATTAAAATAAAAAAATAA
- the pdxS gene encoding pyridoxal 5'-phosphate synthase lyase subunit PdxS produces MNERYELNKNLAQMLKGGVIMDVTSAKEAEIAQEAGAVAVMALERVPADIRKQGGVARMSDPKVIKEIKNAVTIPVMAKVRIGHFVEAQILEALGIDYIDESEVLTPADEMYHIDKHSFRIPFVCGAKNLGEALRRIGEGAAMIRTKGEAGTGNIVEAVRHMRTIMSEIRRLKNLPPEELMTAAKEMAAPYDLVVRVAEEGRLPVVNFAAGGIATPADAALMMQLGSEGVFVGSGIFKSSDPKKRARAIVKATTYYDRPEIIAEVSEDLGEAMPGMEISQISPEKILSTRGW; encoded by the coding sequence ATGAATGAGCGGTATGAATTAAACAAAAATTTGGCCCAGATGCTAAAAGGCGGAGTAATCATGGATGTGACCAGCGCCAAGGAAGCGGAAATCGCCCAGGAGGCGGGGGCGGTCGCCGTGATGGCCCTGGAGAGGGTGCCTGCCGATATCAGAAAACAGGGCGGCGTGGCCAGGATGTCGGATCCTAAGGTTATTAAAGAAATCAAAAACGCGGTTACGATTCCCGTTATGGCCAAGGTTAGAATTGGTCATTTCGTAGAGGCCCAAATCCTTGAAGCGCTGGGAATTGACTATATTGATGAAAGCGAGGTTTTAACCCCAGCTGATGAAATGTACCATATCGACAAGCATAGTTTTAGAATTCCTTTCGTTTGCGGCGCAAAAAACTTGGGAGAAGCCTTAAGAAGGATTGGCGAGGGAGCCGCCATGATCAGGACCAAGGGAGAGGCTGGTACGGGAAATATAGTCGAAGCCGTAAGGCACATGAGAACCATCATGTCGGAAATAAGGAGACTTAAAAACCTTCCCCCAGAGGAACTGATGACTGCGGCAAAAGAAATGGCTGCTCCCTATGATTTGGTGGTAAGAGTGGCTGAAGAGGGCAGGCTGCCGGTGGTAAATTTTGCAGCAGGCGGAATAGCAACTCCGGCTGATGCCGCTTTGATGATGCAGTTAGGCAGTGAGGGAGTGTTTGTCGGTTCTGGAATTTTCAAATCTTCCGATCCTAAAAAAAGAGCCAGGGCTATAGTCAAAGCAACCACGTACTACGACCGGCCTGAAATTATTGCCGAAGTGTCGGAAGACCTGGGCGAAGCCATGCCCGGCATGGAAATATCCCAGATATCACCTGAAAAAATCCTTTCCACCAGGGGATGGTAA
- a CDS encoding glycogen/starch/alpha-glucan phosphorylase, whose product MLADAGGFKKKFKERFLSLYGKDFTQGSPIQHFMTLASMVRDEISRNLHETGQIYGRSREKKMYYFSIEFLPGRFLMTYLHYLGVKETVEKGLAELGISLDIIKDQEQDPGLGNGGLGRLASAFLDSLASLGMPGFGCGIRYRYGLFEQKIVNKEQVELPDNWLQDGCPWEYRRPEEAETVKFGGHVSIHFHNGKPFFIHENYESIRAVPYDIPILGYRNNAANVLRIWSAEAENIDFEFHTFSRGEYARAFADKIYAESISQVLYPDDSTFEGRKLRLKQSYFFVSAGLQSIVRQFKKEKGRMKNFHEKIAVHINDTHPAVAVAELMRILLDEEGMEWDEAWLITTRTISYTNHTLLPEALERWPVDLFRELLPRIYMIVEEINNRLCREVTNKAERPLEILRDVAIIGDGCIKMANLAIVGSHSVNGVARLHTQILKNRVMNSFNELYPGKFNNKTNGITHRRWLLVTNPWLNEFLLETIGTGWLNDPNELEKLAAFVDEPAAQEGIERVKLRNKERLARFIQEKYGVTVDPHSIFDIHIKRIHMYKRQLLNAFHILDLYNRLREKPDLDIVPRTFIFGGKAAPAYFLAKRVIKLINTMADLINHDQRIKEKIKIVFLENYNVSLAELAFPAADVSEQISTASREASGTGNMKFMMNGAVTIGTMDGANIEIMERVGPDNFIVFGLTAEEVLNYYAFGGYSAWEIYCEDTRVKKICDQLVNGFLPGGFQAIFDYLFHHNDEFFVLKDFASYVDAQNRLMEKFKDKQNWSRMRLQNIAHSGFFSSDRTISEYAQEIWKIKPVMAKKAFNPLKK is encoded by the coding sequence ATGCTGGCAGACGCAGGTGGTTTTAAAAAAAAATTCAAGGAAAGGTTTCTTTCTTTATACGGCAAGGACTTTACGCAGGGCAGCCCAATCCAGCATTTCATGACGCTGGCCAGCATGGTCCGCGATGAGATTAGCAGGAATCTGCATGAAACTGGGCAAATCTATGGCCGCAGCCGGGAGAAAAAAATGTATTATTTTTCCATCGAATTCTTACCCGGCCGTTTTCTCATGACTTATCTTCATTACCTGGGCGTCAAGGAGACGGTGGAAAAAGGGCTTGCGGAACTAGGAATAAGCCTGGACATAATTAAAGACCAGGAACAGGACCCCGGTCTTGGGAACGGGGGGTTGGGCAGGCTGGCTTCCGCTTTTCTCGATTCACTGGCTTCATTGGGCATGCCGGGATTTGGCTGCGGCATCCGCTACCGCTACGGCCTTTTTGAACAAAAAATTGTCAACAAGGAACAGGTGGAATTGCCCGACAACTGGCTGCAGGACGGCTGCCCCTGGGAATACCGGAGGCCGGAAGAGGCTGAAACAGTGAAATTCGGCGGTCATGTCAGTATTCACTTCCATAACGGCAAGCCTTTTTTCATCCATGAAAACTACGAGTCAATAAGGGCTGTCCCGTATGACATCCCCATTCTCGGCTACCGCAACAATGCGGCCAATGTGCTGCGCATCTGGAGCGCGGAAGCGGAAAACATCGATTTCGAATTTCACACCTTTTCGCGCGGGGAGTACGCCCGGGCCTTCGCTGACAAAATATACGCGGAATCTATCTCCCAGGTGCTTTATCCCGACGACAGCACTTTTGAGGGCAGAAAACTTCGTTTGAAACAGTCCTACTTTTTTGTTTCGGCCGGGCTCCAGAGCATCGTCCGCCAGTTTAAAAAAGAAAAGGGCAGGATGAAAAACTTTCATGAAAAAATTGCGGTCCATATCAACGATACCCATCCCGCTGTGGCTGTCGCCGAACTGATGAGGATACTTCTCGACGAGGAAGGCATGGAGTGGGATGAAGCCTGGTTGATAACGACGCGCACGATTTCCTATACCAACCATACACTCCTTCCCGAGGCCCTGGAGAGATGGCCGGTCGACCTTTTTCGGGAGCTCCTGCCGCGCATTTACATGATAGTGGAAGAAATCAATAACAGGCTGTGCCGCGAGGTGACGAATAAAGCTGAAAGGCCGCTGGAAATACTGAGGGACGTAGCGATCATCGGAGACGGCTGCATCAAAATGGCTAACCTGGCTATTGTGGGGAGCCACAGTGTCAACGGTGTCGCCAGGCTGCACACACAAATACTGAAAAACCGGGTAATGAACAGTTTTAACGAGCTTTACCCGGGCAAGTTTAACAACAAGACGAACGGCATTACCCACAGGCGCTGGCTGTTAGTGACCAATCCCTGGTTGAACGAGTTTTTGCTGGAAACCATCGGGACGGGGTGGCTTAATGACCCCAACGAACTGGAAAAGCTTGCGGCTTTCGTGGATGAACCTGCCGCCCAGGAAGGGATTGAAAGGGTAAAACTGCGCAACAAGGAAAGGCTGGCCAGGTTTATACAGGAAAAATACGGCGTTACCGTTGATCCACATTCTATTTTCGATATTCATATAAAGAGGATTCACATGTACAAAAGGCAGCTTCTTAATGCCTTTCATATCTTGGACCTCTACAACCGCCTGCGAGAAAAGCCCGATCTGGACATTGTCCCGCGGACGTTCATCTTTGGCGGGAAAGCGGCTCCCGCTTATTTCCTGGCCAAGCGCGTCATCAAGCTCATCAATACGATGGCCGACCTGATCAACCATGACCAAAGGATTAAAGAAAAAATAAAAATCGTTTTCCTGGAAAACTACAATGTTTCTCTGGCCGAACTCGCTTTTCCCGCCGCTGATGTAAGCGAACAGATTTCCACCGCCAGCAGGGAAGCTTCAGGCACCGGCAACATGAAATTCATGATGAACGGGGCGGTAACTATTGGGACCATGGACGGGGCCAACATCGAGATTATGGAGCGGGTGGGACCGGATAATTTCATTGTCTTTGGACTGACGGCGGAGGAGGTTTTGAATTATTACGCCTTTGGCGGGTACAGCGCTTGGGAGATTTACTGCGAGGACACCAGGGTCAAAAAGATCTGCGACCAGCTGGTGAACGGTTTTCTTCCGGGAGGCTTTCAGGCAATATTTGATTACCTGTTTCACCACAATGACGAGTTCTTTGTCTTGAAGGATTTTGCTTCTTACGTGGATGCCCAAAACAGGCTTATGGAAAAATTTAAGGATAAACAGAATTGGAGCAGGATGCGCCTGCAAAACATCGCTCATTCCGGTTTCTTTTCCAGCGACAGGACGATCAGCGAATATGCGCAGGAAATCTGGAAAATAAAACCTGTCATGGCGAAGAAAGCGTTTAACCCCTTAAAAAAATAA
- a CDS encoding zinc ribbon domain-containing protein — MSVKHETRTYSAPLDKSWEAITQACSKLNWTVQSSDQKQGVLETKSGVSVLCPFGVAMSIRLTELEPGKTAISIESKSRGQVIDYGQSRREINRLLETMESFLYAAPAIQSGGAFYAGNPCAKCGTALNPQAKFCGACGEPAPTGGVEQPANICRNCGATYAENAKFCSNCGTPVK, encoded by the coding sequence ATGTCAGTCAAACATGAAACAAGAACATACTCCGCACCGCTGGACAAGTCTTGGGAGGCAATAACCCAAGCTTGCAGCAAACTGAACTGGACTGTGCAGTCAAGCGACCAGAAACAGGGAGTGCTGGAAACCAAGAGCGGCGTATCTGTCCTATGTCCCTTCGGAGTCGCGATGAGCATCAGGCTGACAGAGCTTGAACCGGGAAAAACCGCGATCAGCATTGAGAGCAAAAGCAGGGGGCAGGTGATTGATTACGGCCAGTCGCGGCGTGAAATAAACCGTCTCCTGGAAACCATGGAATCATTCCTTTACGCTGCGCCGGCAATTCAGTCCGGCGGCGCCTTTTACGCCGGCAATCCTTGCGCAAAATGCGGGACTGCCCTTAACCCTCAAGCGAAATTTTGCGGCGCGTGTGGCGAACCGGCGCCTACCGGCGGAGTTGAACAACCGGCCAACATATGCCGCAACTGCGGAGCAACCTATGCTGAAAACGCCAAGTTCTGTTCCAACTGCGGAACACCCGTTAAATAG
- the pdxT gene encoding pyridoxal 5'-phosphate synthase glutaminase subunit PdxT, with translation MVIVINIGVLAMQGSVNEHLRMLSRIRGINPCEVRLESDLEMVSGLILPGGESTTIGRLLKDSGLDEKIIKRAHEGMPLWGTCAGMILLAKEIVNENYFHLGLMDIVVRRNAYGGQLNSFISKMKVPQVSNDVIPLVFIRAPWVERVGGNVKVLAKFNGRIIAVQQNNLLATSFHPELTGDLSFHQYFVKIVERYKQDKKAALQLPFCGG, from the coding sequence ATGGTAATAGTGATCAATATCGGCGTTCTCGCCATGCAGGGTTCTGTTAACGAACATCTCCGCATGCTGTCGAGAATCCGGGGAATAAACCCATGCGAAGTAAGGCTTGAGTCTGATTTGGAAATGGTATCCGGCTTGATACTGCCCGGCGGCGAAAGCACTACTATCGGCAGGCTGCTTAAAGATTCCGGGTTGGACGAAAAAATAATAAAAAGGGCTCATGAAGGGATGCCTCTTTGGGGCACTTGCGCAGGCATGATTCTCCTGGCTAAAGAAATAGTGAACGAGAATTACTTCCATTTGGGATTGATGGATATAGTGGTGAGGAGAAATGCCTATGGGGGACAATTGAACAGTTTTATTTCGAAAATGAAAGTCCCGCAAGTCTCTAACGATGTTATTCCCCTGGTCTTTATCAGGGCTCCCTGGGTGGAGCGGGTAGGCGGGAACGTTAAAGTCCTGGCTAAATTCAATGGCAGGATAATTGCGGTACAACAGAATAACCTGCTGGCTACTTCGTTTCATCCCGAATTAACTGGCGATCTTTCTTTTCACCAGTATTTTGTTAAAATTGTTGAAAGATATAAGCAAGACAAAAAGGCTGCTCTACAGCTGCCTTTTTGTGGGGGATAG
- a CDS encoding PaaI family thioesterase — translation MNKIAKFFERDRFAAFAGIRLVEVEPGRAVAEMEISDNHLNAVDVVQGGAIFTLADFAFAAASNSHGQVALAINANISYFHPARGQKLTAEAKEVSASNKLASYNVDVFDDDKKLVARFSGMVYRKKDRIEF, via the coding sequence ATGAATAAAATAGCAAAATTTTTTGAAAGAGACAGGTTCGCTGCTTTTGCCGGGATAAGGCTTGTTGAGGTTGAGCCGGGCCGCGCAGTAGCCGAGATGGAAATTTCGGATAATCATTTGAATGCCGTAGATGTTGTTCAGGGCGGCGCAATATTCACCCTGGCGGATTTTGCCTTTGCGGCCGCTTCAAATTCGCACGGGCAGGTTGCGCTGGCAATTAACGCCAACATATCGTATTTTCACCCGGCCAGGGGGCAAAAACTGACTGCTGAAGCTAAGGAGGTTTCAGCGAGCAACAAGCTGGCCAGCTATAACGTCGATGTATTTGATGATGATAAGAAGCTGGTGGCCAGGTTTAGCGGGATGGTCTACCGGAAGAAGGACCGGATCGAATTTTGA
- a CDS encoding DEAD/DEAH box helicase: MTEARNFVSLGIRPEFQEILALQNIIVPTEVQARTIPAILAGRNLVVQSPTGTGKTLAYLLPLMEKISIGGRYLEVLVLAPSRELAVQVVGVARELAGERFKAVALIGGASQARQLDVLKEKPQIAVGTPGRVLDLLKKRKINAQAVRAVVVDEADKMLSAGFMKDVAAILKATLKTRQVLFFSATISREIIEKAPGLMQEPEFIIIDSGGRIPASIRHLYVMCDGTRRTETLSRLLNSFRPRKSLVFIQHSEGTGPLAGRLQELGFAAAALHSELSPLHRRDVLRAFRRGKAAVLVTTDLLARGMDVENIEFVFNYDLPPDEEFYLHRAGRTGRAGNLGTVVTLVEERQKFVIAKFEKYLRRRFIQVGLDRENRVFEIKYRHKNNNSSQMRPGDKKENPKKGGSGALDG, encoded by the coding sequence ATGACGGAAGCACGGAACTTTGTTTCCTTGGGGATCAGGCCGGAGTTTCAAGAAATACTGGCCCTCCAAAATATTATCGTGCCGACAGAAGTACAGGCTAGAACCATACCCGCGATCCTTGCGGGGCGCAACCTTGTTGTCCAATCGCCGACAGGGACCGGCAAAACACTGGCTTATTTGCTTCCTCTTATGGAAAAAATCAGTATTGGAGGCAGGTATCTAGAAGTTCTGGTTCTCGCTCCCTCACGGGAACTTGCCGTCCAGGTGGTTGGGGTCGCGCGTGAACTGGCCGGGGAGCGGTTTAAAGCGGTCGCGCTTATCGGGGGAGCCAGCCAGGCCCGCCAGCTGGATGTCCTCAAGGAGAAGCCGCAAATAGCCGTAGGAACACCCGGCCGTGTGCTTGACCTCCTGAAAAAACGGAAGATTAACGCCCAGGCGGTGCGCGCCGTGGTGGTCGATGAGGCCGATAAGATGCTTTCCGCGGGGTTTATGAAGGATGTGGCGGCGATCTTGAAGGCGACCCTAAAAACGAGGCAGGTACTCTTTTTTTCAGCCACCATTTCCCGGGAAATAATTGAAAAAGCTCCCGGATTGATGCAGGAGCCGGAATTTATTATTATCGACAGCGGCGGCCGCATCCCGGCCTCTATCAGGCACCTTTACGTCATGTGCGACGGGACCAGGAGAACGGAAACTCTTTCCCGGCTGCTCAATTCTTTTCGACCCCGGAAATCACTGGTCTTTATCCAGCACAGCGAAGGGACGGGGCCTCTGGCCGGCCGGTTGCAGGAACTGGGATTTGCGGCGGCGGCACTTCACAGTGAACTTTCGCCGCTTCACCGCCGGGACGTGCTGCGGGCCTTTCGCCGGGGAAAGGCCGCGGTGCTGGTGACGACAGATCTTTTGGCCAGGGGTATGGATGTTGAAAACATCGAATTCGTTTTCAATTATGACCTCCCGCCGGACGAGGAATTTTACCTTCACCGCGCCGGGCGCACGGGCCGGGCAGGGAACCTCGGCACAGTTGTCACGCTGGTGGAAGAGAGACAGAAATTTGTAATCGCCAAGTTTGAAAAATACCTGAGAAGAAGATTTATCCAGGTTGGCCTTGATCGGGAAAACAGGGTTTTTGAGATCAAGTACCGGCATAAGAACAACAACTCTTCCCAAATGCGGCCGGGGGACAAGAAGGAAAATCCGAAGAAAGGCGGGTCCGGAGCGCTGGATGGATAA
- the glgB gene encoding 1,4-alpha-glucan branching protein GlgB — translation MTPGYPTPHDRYLFHQGTLYKSYQMMGAHLREEGGKKGVRFTVWAPNARSVGVAGDFNRWDGERHAMQKVEESGLWTIFIPGLGEGEKYKYQIMTHYGESLLKADPYAFYAELRPRSASIVYSLEGYEWHDREWLERRQQQAVYDQPVNIYEVHLGSWKQKKDGSFYTYRELAHELVDYAAEMGYTHLQVLPIMEHPYDGSWGYQTTGYYAVTSRYGTPHDFMYFIDCCHQRGLGVILDWVPAHFCRDGHGLINFDGTRLYEAEELYGWGTLRFDYGRPEVMSFLISNAVFWFDVFHVDGLRVDAVASMLYLDYGKEPGQWIPNRYGGNGNLEAIAFLKKLNETVFSYFPNVMMVAEESTEWPFVTGPTYIGGLGFNYKWNMGWMNDVLVYMQKDPIYRSWHHDLLTFSFLYAFSENFILPMSHDEVVHGKRSLIEKMPGDYWQKFANLRVFLGYMMSHPGKKLLFMGGEFAQFIEWRYYEGLEWNLLDFEMHRKFHHYVKSLNLLYRERRALWEQDHGWEGFEWIDCHNNSQSIILFRRKGKKREDDLLVLCNFTPQYYEGFRIGVPADGFYEEIFNSDLEHYGGSGKKNSGRLKAEKIPWHSRPHSLEIKVPPLAFVLFKKVGENKN, via the coding sequence ATGACCCCTGGCTATCCCACACCTCACGACAGGTACTTGTTTCACCAGGGCACCCTGTATAAGAGTTACCAAATGATGGGAGCCCACTTGCGGGAAGAGGGCGGCAAAAAAGGCGTGCGTTTCACCGTGTGGGCGCCCAACGCCCGCTCGGTCGGCGTGGCAGGAGACTTTAACCGGTGGGACGGCGAAAGGCATGCCATGCAAAAGGTTGAGGAATCAGGGCTTTGGACTATTTTCATTCCCGGGCTGGGAGAAGGAGAGAAATACAAATACCAGATCATGACCCATTACGGCGAATCGCTGCTGAAAGCCGACCCCTATGCCTTTTATGCCGAACTGCGGCCAAGGTCGGCCTCCATAGTATACAGCCTGGAGGGCTACGAATGGCACGACCGGGAATGGCTGGAACGCCGGCAACAACAGGCCGTGTATGACCAGCCGGTCAATATCTACGAGGTTCATTTGGGTTCCTGGAAACAAAAAAAGGACGGGTCGTTTTACACGTACAGGGAACTGGCCCATGAGCTGGTCGATTATGCCGCGGAAATGGGTTACACCCACCTGCAGGTCCTTCCTATAATGGAGCACCCTTATGACGGTTCTTGGGGTTACCAGACAACGGGTTACTATGCCGTGACCAGCCGTTACGGCACTCCCCACGACTTCATGTACTTTATCGACTGCTGCCACCAGCGGGGTCTGGGCGTAATCCTGGACTGGGTCCCCGCTCATTTCTGCCGGGACGGGCACGGCCTGATCAACTTTGACGGCACCCGCCTTTACGAGGCTGAAGAGCTTTACGGTTGGGGCACCCTGCGCTTCGATTACGGCAGGCCGGAGGTGATGAGCTTTCTCATTTCCAATGCCGTCTTCTGGTTTGATGTGTTTCACGTGGACGGATTGAGGGTGGACGCCGTGGCGAGCATGCTGTACCTGGACTACGGCAAGGAGCCCGGGCAGTGGATACCAAACAGGTACGGGGGAAACGGCAACCTGGAAGCGATAGCCTTTCTCAAAAAGCTTAACGAAACAGTGTTCTCTTATTTCCCCAATGTCATGATGGTGGCGGAAGAATCCACGGAATGGCCTTTCGTAACTGGTCCCACGTATATCGGTGGGCTGGGATTCAATTACAAGTGGAACATGGGGTGGATGAACGACGTGCTTGTCTACATGCAAAAGGACCCGATTTACCGGTCCTGGCACCACGACCTGCTCACCTTCTCCTTTCTTTACGCTTTTTCGGAGAATTTCATATTGCCCATGTCCCATGACGAAGTTGTTCACGGAAAAAGGTCGTTGATTGAAAAAATGCCGGGCGATTACTGGCAAAAATTTGCCAATTTGCGCGTTTTCCTCGGTTATATGATGTCCCATCCAGGCAAAAAGCTGCTCTTTATGGGTGGGGAGTTTGCCCAGTTTATTGAATGGCGGTATTACGAGGGACTGGAATGGAATCTCCTGGATTTCGAGATGCACAGAAAATTCCATCACTATGTTAAAAGCCTGAACCTGCTGTACCGGGAACGCAGGGCCCTTTGGGAACAGGACCACGGGTGGGAAGGTTTCGAGTGGATTGATTGCCATAACAACTCGCAAAGCATCATCCTGTTCAGGAGAAAGGGAAAAAAGCGAGAAGACGACCTGCTGGTTCTATGCAATTTTACCCCCCAGTACTACGAAGGTTTCCGCATCGGAGTACCAGCTGACGGGTTTTATGAAGAGATTTTTAACAGCGACCTGGAACATTATGGCGGTTCGGGCAAAAAGAATTCCGGCCGGTTGAAGGCTGAAAAAATTCCTTGGCATAGCCGGCCCCATTCCCTGGAAATCAAAGTTCCGCCGCTGGCTTTTGTCCTCTTTAAAAAGGTTGGCGAAAATAAAAATTGA
- a CDS encoding glucose-1-phosphate adenylyltransferase, with protein sequence MMPTKECIAMLLAGGQGSRLRVLTKNLAKPAVPFGGQYRIIDFSLSNCANSGIDTVGVLTQYKPQLLNSYIGTGSSWDLFCRNGGVTILPPYVGEDGGHWYRGTAHAVYQNLDFIDKYRPEHVLILSGDHIYKMDYSQLIKYHKEKNADITIAVIEVPWDEAGRFGIMSMNEEGEITEFEEKPRCPKSNLASMGVYVFKTEVLKYNLIRDAADPASDNDFGKNVIPRMLKEKQKMFAYPFQGYWRDVGTIDSYWLASMDILDDKAPLDIFDSSWAIYSVISPQPPHFLAGSARVKNSMVSDGCFIYGEVENSILFPGVTVARETRIRDSIVMSNVRIESNVLIERAIIGENTVVGEGSIIGGEFSGDEQSSFRSFTGDLRITVVEEHLTLPPNTRIGVVLRMKRAESKLSGVAGV encoded by the coding sequence ATGATGCCGACTAAAGAATGCATTGCCATGCTCTTGGCGGGAGGACAGGGAAGCCGCCTGAGGGTTCTCACCAAGAACCTTGCCAAACCCGCTGTTCCGTTTGGAGGCCAGTACCGAATCATTGATTTCAGCCTCAGCAACTGCGCCAATTCGGGGATTGACACTGTGGGTGTACTGACCCAGTATAAACCGCAGCTTCTTAATTCTTACATCGGGACGGGGAGTTCCTGGGACCTCTTTTGCCGTAACGGAGGGGTTACGATCCTGCCGCCTTATGTGGGCGAGGACGGGGGACACTGGTACCGCGGTACGGCGCATGCCGTTTACCAGAACCTTGATTTCATAGACAAATACAGGCCTGAACATGTTTTAATCCTGTCGGGCGATCACATATATAAGATGGATTACTCCCAGTTGATAAAATATCATAAAGAAAAAAACGCCGATATCACCATTGCGGTGATTGAGGTGCCCTGGGATGAGGCCGGGCGCTTCGGGATCATGAGCATGAACGAAGAAGGGGAGATTACCGAATTCGAAGAAAAACCGCGCTGCCCCAAAAGCAACCTTGCTTCCATGGGTGTGTACGTTTTTAAAACGGAAGTTCTCAAGTACAACCTGATCAGGGATGCCGCAGACCCCGCTTCGGATAACGATTTCGGCAAAAATGTCATACCCAGGATGCTTAAAGAAAAACAAAAAATGTTCGCCTATCCCTTCCAGGGATACTGGAGGGATGTCGGCACCATCGACAGCTACTGGCTGGCCAGCATGGACATTCTTGACGATAAAGCCCCGCTTGATATATTTGATTCCTCCTGGGCGATTTATTCCGTCATCTCGCCCCAGCCGCCCCATTTTCTGGCCGGTTCGGCCAGGGTCAAGAATTCCATGGTTTCCGACGGCTGTTTTATTTACGGGGAAGTGGAAAACTCCATTCTTTTTCCGGGAGTGACTGTAGCCAGGGAAACGAGAATAAGGGACTCCATCGTCATGTCAAATGTCAGGATTGAAAGCAACGTTTTGATTGAAAGGGCTATCATCGGCGAAAACACCGTGGTGGGAGAAGGATCCATTATCGGCGGGGAATTCAGCGGCGACGAACAGTCCAGCTTTCGCAGCTTCACGGGTGATTTGCGGATAACCGTGGTGGAAGAGCACCTCACCCTGCCGCCCAATACGCGCATCGGGGTCGTTTTACGGATGAAAAGAGCGGAAAGCAAGCTCAGCGGGGTAGCCGGGGTATAA